A single Nicotiana tabacum cultivar K326 chromosome 5, ASM71507v2, whole genome shotgun sequence DNA region contains:
- the LOC142181165 gene encoding uncharacterized protein LOC142181165 — MVQEEMTQRVKSLEQRLKNMQGLAGQKSVAFKDPCMFPDVHLPPGFKTPKFEKYDGHGDPIAHQKRYCNQLRGVGRNEELLMAYFGESLTGVESEWFLDQDTSRWYVWNDMAQAFVNLFQYNIDIAPDRISLSNLKKKPSESFREYAIKWREQAARVKPPMDDHDLITVFLQAQEPDYFQNMMSAVGKSFSEAIKMGEMVENGLKTGKIISQEVFKAVTQAVRVEFDNFSDTSEKVEEIMMTSGSRRGPKRKSRRYTTSETLYC, encoded by the exons atggtacaggaagaaatgacccaaagagtgaaaagcttagaacaacggttgaaaaacatgcaagggttggcaggtcaaaagagtgttgccttcaaagatccatgcatgttccccgatgtccacttgccgcctggtttcaagactcctaaatttgaaaagtatgatggtcatggagaccccatagcccaccagaaaaggtattgcaatcaactgagaggtgtgggaagaaatgaagaattgctgatggcttattttggggaaagccttacgggagtagaatccgaatggtttttggatcaagacacatctcgctggtACGTCTggaatgacatggcacaggcctttgtcaatctgttccaatacaacatcgacattgccccagaccgcatttccctttcaaacctgaagaagaaaccaagtgaaagtttcagggaatatgccattaaatggagagagcaagcagctcgagttaagccacccatggatgaccacgacctaatcactgtcttccttcaagcgcaagagccagattactttcaaaacatgatgtccgcagttggcaaatccttctcggaagcaataaaaatgggagaaatggtagagaatggtcttaagacaggcaaaattataagtcaagaaGTTTTTAAAGCCGTaactcaggctgtccgggttgaatttgataattttagcgacacaagtgagaaggttgaagaaatcatgatgacatcagggtcaagaagaggtccCAAGAGAaaatctcgaag gtacacaacctctgaaactttgtattgttga